Within the Longimicrobium sp. genome, the region GCCGGCCGCGCGATGGATCGAACGCACTCCCGCACTTCCGCACTCCCGCACTATCCACCGGATGCGTGAGGGATGCGCGCCCGCAGGGCCGGGACCCCGCCGCGCCGCGCCGAGGCTGGATAATCGGTAGATTGCAGGGCGCGGCGGGGGCCCGGCGCGGTTGGCAACAGTCGTATCGTTGCCTACCGCGCGCGCAGCCCGTTTGGGCGCTCCAGCGCCCAACACGCCCAAAACAGCAGTGCGAAAGTGCGGGAGTGCGGGAGTGCGCTGGCTTTGGCGCAGCGCCGCCACTCGAGCGCCTCCGACGTTCCCGACGCACACGCACGAACGCACGAACGCACAAAGTCACTAACGCACTTCCGCACTCACGCACTCACGCACTTCTGTTATGAGCCGCAGGATCATGATCGTGGACGACGAGCCCGCCACGCTGGCGGCCTTCGAGTTCCACTTCCGCCGCGCCGATTTCGAGGTCCGCACCGCCTCGAGCGCCGAGTCCGCGCTGGGCCAGCTGCACGACTTCCGCCCCGACGTGCTCGTGACCGACGTGCACATGGGGGGGATGACCGGGCTGGAGCTGCTGGCCAAGGTGAACCAGGCCATGCCCGACACCGACGTGATCGTGATGACGGGCCAGGAGGACATGGGCACCACCATTGGCGCCATCCGCGGCGGGGCGTACGACTTCCTGGCCAAGCCGGTGGACCTGGAGCAGCTCGACCTCCTCGTCGCCCGCTGCATGCGCGACCGCGCCGCCCGCTCGCGCGCGAAGGCGGGCGACGCCGCGGCGGCCGAGGACACGCTGCGCTACGGGGTGGGGCGCTCGCCGCAGATGATCGAGATCTACAAGCTGATCGGGATGCTCAGCGGCACCCGCGCGCCCGTGCTCATCCGCGGCGAGACGGGAACGGGGAAGGAGCTGGTGGCGCGCGCCATCCACGAATACTCGCCGTGGGCCGACGAGCCGTTCGTGGCCATCAACTGCACCGCGCTGGCCGAGTCGCTGCTGGAAAGCGAGCTGTTCGGGCACGTGAAGGGCGCGTTTACCGGCGCGGTGGCCGACCGGCGCGGCAAGTTCGAGCTGGCCGGGAGCGGCACCATCTTCCTGGACGAGATCGGCGACACCTCACCCGCCTTCCAGGCCAAGCTGCTGCGCGTGATCCAGGAGAAGGAGTTCCACCCCGTGGGCGGCGAGCGGGCGCGGAAGACGCAGGCGCGCGTGCTGGCGGCCACGCACCGCCCCATCGAGGAGCTGGTGCGGCAGGGCCGGTTCCGCGAGGACCTGTACTTCCGCCTGCGCGTGGTGGAGATCCGCATCCCCCCGCTGCGCGAGCGGCGCGACGACATTCCCGTGCTGGCCGAGCACCTGCTGGCGCGCGCCGCCCGCGAGCTGAAGAAGGACGTGCGCGTGATCCCCCCGCGGGTGATGCAGATGCTGCAGGAGCACGACTGGCCGGGGAACGTGCGCGAGATGGAGAACGCCATCATGCGCGCGGCGGTGATGGCGCGCGGCTCGGCGCTCTCGCCCGAGGGCTTCTCGCTGGCCCCGTCGCTCGCCCCCGCCGCCGAGGAGGAGGAGGGCGACGGGCTGGTGACGCTGGCGCAGGCGCAGCAGCGGCACGTGGAGCGCGTGCTGAACCACACGCGCGGCAACAAGAGCCGCGCGGCGCGCATCCTCGGCATCTCGCGCCCGCGACTCGACCGCCTCCTGGCCGCCTACCAGTCCGGCACGGTGGAGGAGATCGA harbors:
- a CDS encoding sigma-54 dependent transcriptional regulator codes for the protein MSRRIMIVDDEPATLAAFEFHFRRADFEVRTASSAESALGQLHDFRPDVLVTDVHMGGMTGLELLAKVNQAMPDTDVIVMTGQEDMGTTIGAIRGGAYDFLAKPVDLEQLDLLVARCMRDRAARSRAKAGDAAAAEDTLRYGVGRSPQMIEIYKLIGMLSGTRAPVLIRGETGTGKELVARAIHEYSPWADEPFVAINCTALAESLLESELFGHVKGAFTGAVADRRGKFELAGSGTIFLDEIGDTSPAFQAKLLRVIQEKEFHPVGGERARKTQARVLAATHRPIEELVRQGRFREDLYFRLRVVEIRIPPLRERRDDIPVLAEHLLARAARELKKDVRVIPPRVMQMLQEHDWPGNVREMENAIMRAAVMARGSALSPEGFSLAPSLAPAAEEEEGDGLVTLAQAQQRHVERVLNHTRGNKSRAARILGISRPRLDRLLAAYQSGTVEEIDA